The genomic DNA CAGATCCATAAAATTGTGCTACATTCTACGTGCAGTGGGAGACGTGGAACTCGCATTGAATTTACCGGAAGAATCTTTTCAGAAAGTCTACAGCATACCTAAACCCGAAAAAGACAGAGACGTCGTGTTTCTCTGCCTAGCTGGAGTGAGAAGTGCTAAAGCCATGAACATCGCGCACACTCTTGGATACAGCAAGTAAACTTCTTCGATGGACGTTGAAtaaatgtatttatttattgatagAGCTCAAAATTACATTGGAGGATACGCAGAATGgataaaaaatgaaacgaaaggatgactaaaaattaattaaatgcacGAGCACGAACTGTTGTTCTTGGCATACGGGTCTTTATCGAGTGTTCGTTCTTTTGCGCAAGGAGAAAGAATGGCAGGATCCGGCGTAGATTATCCAATCGTTCCACCGGCTCTCATGAGCTACCTCAAAATAAAAGACTCGGCCGAAGGCTACGTGCTCCCGGAGGTCGGCTACGACTACGCCGACTTGGAGCCGCAtatcgacgaggcgacgatgAAGCTCCACCACAGTCGCCATCACGCCGGCTACACGAGAAAAATGAACGCAGCGCTCGACGCGTGGCGCAAATCGGTACGAAAACGGCGCGGAGACGCAGCCGGTTTAGCGTTAGATCATCTTTTCTCGCGCTCGCAGGGAGAAAACGCCGATTTGGCGTCGAAGCCCATCGAGAACATCATACAGAgggtcgacgacgtgccgaAGAAGTGGCAACGTGCTATTCGCAACAATGGAGGCGGGTTCGTGGAGGAGAGGAGGGGGCGTTTGTTGGTTTTTGTCTATtttatttcctttcttttagcTACGTGAACCACGCCTTCTACTGGCAGAATATGAGTCCCCCGAGCGATCCCAACGCTCAGCGTGAACCGACTGGACCTCTGCTTGAAAGAATCAAGGCGAATTTCGGCTCGTTTGATGCACTGAAGCAGAAAATCACCGAAGCAGCTGCTGGGCTGTTTGGCTCAGGTAGACACATCTCCAgccttatttatttatactaTTTAATACTGCAAAGGATGGGTTTGGCTTGTTGAAGTTCCGGGGTCCGGCGAACTTCaacttctgacgtcagaaaatcagGATAATCCGATGTCGCAGGGATTGAAGCCGATTCTTGCTCTCGACGTTTGGGAGCATGCGTACTACTTGAAGCACAAAAATGATCGTCCTTCCTACATTCAGTCATGGTGGAGTGTCGCCGATTGGCGCAAAGTGGGCGACATTTTGGCCGCGTGGAATGCCACTCAATGACTAGTGATGACGAACCAAAACAAACTTTAGGAAATGTTGCAGCAGTTAGTGAGTAGATTGTTGTTTCGCTGTGATCATTATGAAACCGTCCTCTTCGTTCTAAAATGTGCACTCAGAAAGCCAAGAGGTTAGATTCTAGGTTCAACTTCTATATAAGAGTGTTGAATTTTTTGCTGCAAAC from Oscarella lobularis chromosome 11, ooOscLobu1.1, whole genome shotgun sequence includes the following:
- the LOC136192951 gene encoding superoxide dismutase [Mn/Fe]-like, which encodes MAGSGVDYPIVPPALMSYLKIKDSAEGYVLPEVGYDYADLEPHIDEATMKLHHSRHHAGYTRKMNAALDAWRKSGENADLASKPIENIIQRVDDVPKKWQRAIRNNGGGYVNHAFYWQNMSPPSDPNAQREPTGPLLERIKANFGSFDALKQKITEAAAGLFGSGWVWLVEVPGSGELQLLTSENQDNPMSQGLKPILALDVWEHAYYLKHKNDRPSYIQSWWSVADWRKVGDILAAWNATQ